The following are from one region of the Arachis duranensis cultivar V14167 chromosome 10, aradu.V14167.gnm2.J7QH, whole genome shotgun sequence genome:
- the LOC107471176 gene encoding uncharacterized protein LOC107471176 yields the protein MSSAKWRALQHRHRYTYSAVTFPSSFLSALSSVLPNPLFSNFHSTLLQLTTLSSTFSQLSHSKHLASSFSQLLQSLPQDDHHHHYPALLEASTLYLELLFLENSAPLHRTLVSVLAKEKTWCPFIAGCFKKLCEDYTAGGGNKGSRFAASRAVLSVLGMPKLGYLVDVVKECAVLVGWDVVCGLESVLCETSDGWARPSPIVMEQCQEGLSCLYYLLQKFPHKFREISDGAGDGNCDRKGVMEGVVSVLLSVLRSSAFSRDCFVAAGVALCAALQVCLSSQELGLVLIHGVFNLKVLNSRVDCGSGFSNATGKIPCKDDFYNEMCSLVVLSRLCLIRGILTAVSRDLLNTHFVSMDGGCEVQNDEERTIKTILYDGILPELCRYCENPVDSHFNFHALTVMQICLQQIKTSILSNLTDLSGDYDPIPEEMGMRILRIIWNNLEDPLSQTVKQVHLIFDLFLDIQSSLCKSEGSEKINKFLQKIALDLLSLGSRCKGRYVPLALLTKRLGAKKMLNMSPDLLFDTVQAYVDDDVCCAATSFLKCFLEYLRDECWETDGIEGGYATYRGLCLRPFLYGLASGFSKLRSNLNTYALPVLLEVDVDSIFPMLSFISVGPSGDESGLQCPEHVCGNMELNLEQRIAILVSLLKVSRSLALVEGDIDWCENPDEKEQMGVEKHAFVCIKGTHVKILVQWLVNALTHVDESLRVDAAETLFLNPKTASLLSHLELTLMKEAVPLNMRCCSTAFQMKWNSLFRKFFSRVRTALERQLKQGNWIPLEHNNCNKVLSSNGNKELTIKRADDLFHFMRWLSGFLFFSCYPSAPYKRKMMAMDLILTMINTWSMKPSASENFNSSFSGNHLYPYCKGVTSSDSTLLLVGSIVDSWDRLRESSFRILLDFPNPLPGISCEAMLKQVIDWAMKLVCSPRVRESDAGALTLRLIFRKYVLELGCSIEDSFNVIHLSSKSELVNEVNQSGTFRNPVILYMKSMVDWLDAVVRAGEQDLSKACKNSFVHGVLLALRYTFEELEWNSDVALSSIAEMRNLLERLLELIMRITSLSLWVVSSDAWYLPEDMDDMGDDDNLLIEIPDDEHEHMPSSENDNNSKPSHAARSSEQIVMVGCWLAMKEVSLLLGTVIRKVPLPSGASSELSESDKPSVNAAGFSSDSVLDLEQLEKIGNHFLEVLLKMKHNGAIDKTRAGFTALCNRLLCSNDPRLCRLTESWMEQLMQRTVAKGQTVDDLLRRSAGIPAAFIALFLSEPEGTPKKLLPRALRWLIDVASGSMLNQIETDCLSGDPSKSNGSMNKNESAHSAERNVSQVSSKIRDEGVIPTVHAFNALRAAFNDTNLATDTSGFAAEALILSIRSFSSQYWEIRNSACLAFTALVRRMIGFLNVHKRESARRAITGLEFFHRYPSLHSFMFNELEVATEFLGPASSGDSVSNQGNNLHPSLCPILILLSRLKPSSIAGETGDNLDPFMFMPWIRRCSTQSNLRVRVLASRALTSLVSNEKLGSVLLNIASELPCIENPDKSATSAKEPCTNNGSYKISFNSIHGILLQLSSLLDINCKNLADNSKKDHIIGELIRVLIPKSFIARPNHCPCPILNETFLKVLDQMLSIARTCQITKHFYPIRNLLLELSAECLDLEANGLPYYDPTVAELREQAAISYFSCLFQASNDEQEVIHSSLKHSLPSSKMLHKHDSENVSASLLDRLIHCLSDSAYEVRLATLKWLLNFLKAADSGGNVYDLSSKDIRDFQLWAEANLHGTLVKILTLEKHHKCKYYILRILVAWNLLQFEKARGGKCTSTTYIGEMDFETLFQFWNDLVSMYKQIRHAKTRETLVCCLGVCTKRITMLFASSVLFNEGMEKLVNNEEMLVWLFESIVYFCNMIKQCSSSSEPASMRKAAAESLIASGLLEQAALVGSHVVNNHVPSGTSSPGFVKNEAANLYAHQVLDAWFTCIKLLEDEDDSVRLRLSLDVQKCFTSKGLSRSYPSGSVPTQVDRVIRFCFDHLSSIFGHWIDYFDYLCQWVLHAASYVAAPKGDLVRQVFDKEIDNHYEEKLLISQICCSNMESLPTLKSWAHKDEFRSYLHGWRMRFFHQLVWYAEEHLGKEESNVWLGGLGNHKDAFLPLYANLLGFYALSNCIFLVSGNNDAKKLLSDVDMLGRAINPFLRNPLISNLYMLVLHSHEKMITDVADSLFPEMGYDSNWESYNAYFLLG from the exons ATGTCATCGGCGAAGTGGCGTGCTCTTCAACACCGCCACCGCTACACCTACAGCGCCGTCACCTTCCCCTCCTCTTTCCTCTCTGCACTCTCCTCCGTCCTCCCCAACCCCCTCTTCTCCAACTTCCACTCCACCCTCCTCCAACTCACCACCCTCTCCTCCACCTTCTCCCAACTCTCCCACTCCAAACACCTCGCTTCCTCTTTCTCCCAACTCCTCCAATCCCTTCCTCAAGATgatcaccaccaccactacccTGCTCTTCTAGAAGCTTCCACACTCTACTTGGAGCTCCTCTTTCTAGAAAATTCCGCGCCTTTACACCGGACTCTTGTCTCTGTGCTAGCCAAGGAGAAAACTTGGTGCCCTTTTATTGCTGGATGCTTCAAGAAGCTCTGCGAGGATTATACTGCCGGTGGCGGCAACAAGGGGAGTCGGTTTGCGGCCTCAAGGGCGGTGCTGTCGGTGCTGGGGATGCCCAAGTTGGGGTACTTGGTTGATGTGGTGAAGGAGTGTGCTGTGTTGGTGGGTTGGGATGTGGTGTGTGGCTTGGAGAGTGTGCTTTGTGAGACTAGTGATGGGTGGGCTAGGCCTTCCCCTATTGTCATGGAGCAGTGTCAGGAGGGTTTGTCTTGTTTGTATTACTTGCTGCAGAAGTTTCCTCATAAGTTTAGGGAAATCAGTGATGGTGCTGGTGATGGGAATTGTGATCGTAAGGGTGTTATGGAGGGAGTTGTTAGTGTTCTTTTGAGTGTTTTGAGGTCGTCGGCATTCTCACGGGACTGCTTTGTGGCTGCTGGGGTGGCACTCTGTGCTGCCCTTCAGGTGTGCTTGAGCTCGCAGGAGCTTGGATTGGTGTTGATTCATGGTGTTTTTAACTTAAAGGTGTTGAATTCCAGGGTTGATTGCGGCAGTGGGTTTAGCAATGCCACTGGAAAGATTCCTTGTAAGGATGATTTCTACAATGAAATGTGTAGTCTTGTTGTGCTAAGTAGGCTTTGCCTCATAAGAGGGATTCTTACCGCGGTTTCTAGGGACTTGCTTAACACTCATTTTGTGTCCATGGATGGTGGCTGTGAGGTTCAGAATGATGAGGAAAGAACTATCAAGACTATATTGTATGATGGGATTTTGCCTGAGCTCTGCAGGTATTGCGAGAATCCTGTTGATAGCCATTTCAATTTTCATGCCTTGACTGTGATGCAAATATGTTTGCAACAAATAAAAACATCGATATTGTCAAATCTTACTGATCTTTCAGGAGACTATGATCCTATTCCTGAGGAAATGGGCATGCGAATACTTAGAATTATTTGGAACAACTTAGAAGATCCTTTAAGTCAAACAGTGAAACAAGTTCATCTCATTTTTGATCTATTCTTAGACATTCAGTCATCTCTTTGTAAGTCAGAGGGTAGTGAGAAAATTAACAAGTTCTTACAGAAGATTGCATTAGATCTTCTTTCCCTGGGGTCACGATGTAAGGGAAGATATGTTCCCTTAGCATTGCTAACCAAGAGGTTGGGAGCAAAGAAAATGTTGAATATGAGCCCTGACCTGCTATTTGATACCGTACAGGCATATGTAGATGATGATGTCTGCTGTGCTGCCACATCATTTCTCAAGTGTTTCCTTGAATATTTGCGTGATGAATGTTGGGAGACTGATGGCATTGAAGGTGGGTATGCTACCTATAGAGGTCTTTGCCTTCGCCCATTTCTTTATGGACTAGCTTCTGGATTCTCAAAACTTCGCTCCAATTTAAATACTTATGCACTTCCAGTTTTACTAGAAGTGGATGTGGATAGTATATTTCCTATGCTTTCATTCATCTCAGTTGGGCCAAGTGGGGATGAAAGTGGACTGCAATGTCCCGAGCATGTTTGTGGAAATATGGAATTGAATCTTGAACAGAGAATTGCAATTCTAGTTTCATTGCTCAAGGTATCTAGGTCTCTTGCTTTGGTTGAAGGAGATATTGATTGGTGTGAGAATCCTGACGAAAAGGAACAGATGGGAGTAGAAAAACATGCTTTTGTTTGCATAAAGGGTACACATGTTAAGATCCTTGTTCAGTGGCTAGTGAATGCATTGACACATGTTGATGAGTCACTACGTGTAGATGCTGCTGAGACTCTTTTCTTAAACCCGAAGACAGCAAGTCTTCTTTCTCATTTAGAGCTAACTCTAATGAAGGAAGCTGTACCTTTGAATATGAGGTGTTGCTCCACTGCTTTTCAGATGAAATGGAACAGCTTGTTTCGTAAGTTCTTCTCTAGGGTTCGAACAGCCCTGGAGAGACAACTAAAGCAAGGAAACTGGATCCCTCTTGAGCATAATAATTGTAACAAAGTTCTTTCTTCAAATGGGAACAAGGAATTGACAATTAAAAGAGCAGATGATCTCTTTCACTTTATGAGGTGGTTGAGcggtttcttatttttttcatgctATCCTTCTGCCCCTTACAAGAGAAAAATGATGGCAATGGATCTCATCTTGACTATGATAAATACTTGGTCTATGAAGCCATCAGCTAGTGAGAACTTTAACAGTTCTTTCTCAGGAAATCATCTCTATCCTTACTGTAAGGGAGTGACTTCATCTGATTCAACTCTATTGTTAGTTGGCTCAATTGTTGATAGTTGGGACAGGCTGCGTGAGAGTTCATTTCGCATATTACTTGATTTTCCAAACCCACTTCCTGGAATTTCATGTGAAGCCATGCTGAAGCAGGTAATTGACTGGGCTATGAAATTAGTTTGCAGTCCACGTGTAAGGGAAAGTGATGCTGGAGCTCTAACTTTACGGCTTATATTTAGGAAGTATGTACTGGAGCTAGGTTGTTCAATTGAAGATTCATTTAATGTCATACATTTAAGTTCAAAATCTGAATTGGTAAATGAGGTTAATCAGTCTGGTACATTCAGGAACCCTGTGATACTTTATATGAAATCAATGGTTGATTGGTTGGATGCTGTTGTGAGAGCCGGAGAACAAGATCTTTCTAAAGCATGCAAGAACAGCTTTGTTCATGGTGTATTACTAGCTTTACGTTATACTTTTGAGGAATTGGAATGGAATTCTGATGTGGCATTGTCTAGCATAGCAGAGATGAGAAATTTGTTGGAAAGGCTGTTGGAGCTTATAATGCGGATAACTTCGTTGTCACTATGGGTGGTGTCTTCAGATGCTTGGTATCTTCCTGAAGACATGGATGATATGGGTGATGATGATAATCTTTTGATAGAGATACCAGATGACGAGCATGAACACATGCCTTCATCTGAAAATGATAATAATTCAAAGCCCTCCCATGCTGCCAGATCTTCAGAACAGATTGTTATGGTTGGTTGCTGGTTGGCTATGAAAGAG GTGAGCCTTCTTTTGGGGACTGTCATAAGAAAGGTACCATTGCCAAGTGGTGCTTCTTCAGAGTTATCCGAGTCTGACAAACCTTCTGTTAATGCTGCTGGTTTTTCATCTGATTCTGTGCTTGATTTGGAACAACTTGAAAAAATTGGGAATCACTTTCTAGAAGTCCTGTTGAAAATGAAGCACAATGGCGCAATTGACAAGACGAGGGCTGGGTTCACAGCTCTTTGCAATCGCTTACTTTGCTCTAATGACCCAAG ACTTTGTAGATTGACAGAGTCCTGGATGGAACAACTTATGCAAAGAACTGTAGCCAAAGGACAAACGGTGGATGATTTGCTAAGAAGAAGTGCTGGAATACCTGCTGCATTTATTGCTCTATTTCTTTCCGAGCCAGAAGGAACTCCAAAGAAGCTTCTCCCACGAGCATTAAGGTGGCTTATTGATGTAGCTAGTGGGTCTATGCTGAATCAGATAGAAACTGATTGCTTAAGTGGTGACCCTTCCAAGTCAAATGGTTCAATGAACAAAAATGAATCCGCACATTCTGCTGAAAGAAATGTGAGCCAGGTGTCTTCAAAGATCAGAGATGAGGGTGTCATTCCTACAGTACATGCATTTAATGCTCTAAGAGCTGCATTCAATGATACTAACTTGGCTACCGATACATCTGGTTTTGCTGCTGAGGCTTTGATTTTGTCTATTCGGTCTTTCTCTTCACAATACTGGGAGATTAGAAATAGTGCTTGCCTGGCTTTTACCGCTTTGGTTCGCCGCATGATTGGATTTCTCAATGTTCATAAACGAGAATCCGCTCGACGTGCAATAACTGGGCTCGAGTTTTTTCATAG GTACCCATCGCTGCATTCATTTATGTTCAATGAACTGGAAGTTGCAACAGAGTTTCTGGGCCCTGCATCTTCAGGAGACTCGGTATCGAACCAGGGAAACAATCTGCATCCAAGCTTGTGTCCTATTCTGATTCTTTTATCGAGGCTCAAGCCTTCATCAATAGCTGGTGAAACAGGAGATAATCTAGATCCTTTTATGTTCATGCCTTGGATTAGGAGATGTTCAACCCAAAGCAACTTACGTGTTCGTGTACTTGCATCTAGAGCTCTAACAAGTCTGGTGTCAAATGAGAAATTGGGATCAGTGCTTCTAAATATTGCTTCTGAGTTGCCCTGCATAGAGAACCCAGACAAATCTGCTACTTCTGCAAAGGAACCATGTACAAATAATGGTTCCTATAAGATTTCtttcaactctattcatggaatTCTCTTGCAGTTGAGTTCTCTGTTGGATATAAACTGTAAAAATCTTGCTGATAACTCAAAGAAAGATCATATAATTGGTGAATTGATCCGAGTACTTATACCTAAGTCATTTATTGCAAGACCTAATCATTGCCCTTGCCCGATCCTTAATGAAACATTCTTAAAGGTTCTGGATCAAATGCTTAGCATCGCAAGAACATGCCAAATAacaaaacatttttatcccATTCGCAACCTGCTTTTAGAATTATCTGCGGAATGCTTAGATTTAGAGGCCAATGGATTGCCATATTATGACCCAACAGTTGCTGAACTTCGTGAACAAGCAGCCATTTCCTATTTTAGCTGTTTGTTCCAAGCATCCAATGATGAGCAAGAAGTAATCCATTCGTCACTGAAGCATTCTCTTCCCAGTTCAAAAATGTTGCATAAACATGACTCAGAGAACGTTTCTGCCAGTCTTTTGGATAGGTTGATTCACTGCTTGTCAGATTCGGCATATGAAGTTCGACTTGCAACACTGAAATGGCTGCTGAATTTCCTAAAAGCAGCTGATTCGGGAGGTAATGTCTATGATCTTTCTAGTAAGGACATCAGGGATTTTCAGCTTTGGGCTGAAGCAAACCTTCATGGAACATTGGTGAAGATCTTGACATTAGAGAAACACCATAAATGTAAATATTACATCTTGAGGATCCTTGTAGCATGGAATTTGCTGCAGTTTGAAAAGGCAAGAGGTGGCAAATGCACCAGCACAACTTATATTGGTGAAATGGACTTTGAGACTCTCTTTCAATTTTGGAATGATTTAGTTTCTATGTACAAGCAAATAAGACATGCGAAGACTCGAGAAACCCTTGTTTGCTGTTTGGGAGTATGTACCAAGAGGATTACCATGTTATTTGCAAGTTCTGTTCTATTTAATGAAGGAATGGAGAAACTTGTAAATAATGAGGAAATGCTTGTCTGGTTGTTTGAATCCATTGTTTACTTTTGTAACATGATTAAACAATGTAGTTCATCATCTGAACCAGCAAGTATGCGCAAGGCAGCTGCTGAATCCTTGATAGCGTCTGGTTTGCTTGAGCAGGCTGCACTTGTCGGCTCGCATGTTGTCAATAACCATGTTCCCTCGGGCACTTCATCTCCTGGTTTTGTGAAAAATGAAGCCGCAAATTTGTACGCTCATCAAGTACTGGATGCATGGTTCACATGCATCAAGCTTCTGGAGGATGAAGATGACTCTGTTAGATTGAGACTTTCTTTAGATGTTCAAAAGTGTTTCACTTCAAAAGGATTAAGCAGGAGCTATCCCTCTGGATCAGTTCCAACCCAAGTAGATAGGGTCATAAGATTCTGTTTTGACCACCTATCTTCCATCTTTGGTCACTGGATTGATTACTTTGATTACCTTTGTCAATGGGTATTACATGCTGCAAGCTATGTAGCAGCTCCTAAAGGAGATCTCGTGAGGCAGGTTTTCGACAAGGAGATTGACAATCATTATGAAGAGAAGCTGTTGATCAGCCAAATTTGTTGCTCCAACATGGAAAGCCTACCTACTTTGAAGTCTTGGGCCCACAAAGATGAATTCAGGAGTTATTTACATGGATGGAGGATGAGATTCTTCCATCAACTGGTGTGGTATGCTGAAGAACATCTTGGGAAAGAGGAAAGTAATGTTTGGTTAGGAGGCTTGGGTAACCATAAAGATGCATTTTTGCCCTTGTATGCAAATTTACTTGGTTTCTATGCCCTCTCAAACTGCATTTTCCTTGTGTCTGGAAataatgatgccaaaaagctgTTATCTGATGTGGACATGCTTGGAAGAGCCATTAATCCATTCCTTAGAAACCCTTTAATTTCTAACTTATATATGTTAGTCCTACATTCACATGAGAAAATGATCACTGATGTTGCTGATAGCTTATTCCCTGAGATGGGATATGATTCTAACTGGGAGAGTTATAATGCTTATTTTCTTCTTGGTTAG
- the LOC107471177 gene encoding protease Do-like 8, chloroplastic has translation MKIVSACNSWCVGMAVPTSQTRTTVLSRRELFFDGMSSVCSSHSQQQHFLNDAVQSQPISISRIGEDEAQDFDGMLRKIHLSPTRRVLMASLTMYSCFHSSRYLSALALGDPSVTLEQVTPPVVSSGPLFPVEDRIVQLFESNTYSVVNIFDVTLRPQLNITGAVEIPEGNGSGVVWDEEGHIVTNYHVIGNALSRNPSSGQVVARVNILASEGVQKNFEGKLVGADRLKDLAVLKVEAPVDLLRPIKAGQSSSLKVGQQCLAIGNPFGFDHTLTVGVISGLNRDIFSQTGVTIGGGIQTDAAINPGNSGGPLLDSKGRLIGINTAIFTQTGTSAGVGFAIPSSTVLRIVPQLIKFGKVVRAGLNVDIAPDLIANQLNVRNGALILQVPKNSVAEKAGLNPTTRGFAGNIVLGDIIVAVDNKPVKNKGELLKALDEYNVGDKVSLLIQRDSQKFELSLELEEQRS, from the exons ATGAAAATAGTGTCAGCATGCAATTCTTGGTGTGTGGGAATGGCGGTGCCAACATCGCAAACAAGAACCACTGTTCTCAGTCGCCGTGAGCTTTTCTTTGATGGAATGTCCTCTGTGTGTTCTTCTCACTCCCAACAACAACACTTCCTAAACGACGCCGTTCAGTCCCAACCTATCTCCATTTCAAG GATTGGTGAAGATGAAGCTCAGGATTTTGATGGAATGCTGAGGAAAATTCATTTGTCGCCGACGCGGCGCGTGTTGATGGCGAGTTTGACAATGTATTCATGTTTCCATTCTTCAAGGTATTTGTCAG CCCTAGCTTTGGGAGACCCATCAGTGACACTTGAACAAGTGACTCCTCCTGTGGTTTCTTCTGGCCCGCTCTTTCCGGTTGAG GATCGAATTGTCCAACTATTTGAAAGTAACACGTACTCCGTTGTTAACATCTTTGATGTGACATTGCGTCCTCAACTTAATATAACTGGCGCGGTTGAG ATTCCTGAAGGAAATGGTTCTGGAGTTGTGTGGGACGAGGAAGGCCACATTGTGACGAATTATCATG TAATTGGTAATGCCCTTTCAAGAAACCCAAGCTCTGGTCAGGTTGTTGCACGAGTTAATATTCTAGCATCCGAAGG GGTACAAAAGAATTTTGAGGGTAAACTTGTTGGAGCTGATCGGTTGAAGGATCTTGCTGTCTTGAAG GTAGAAGCCCCTGTGGATCTTTTAAGGCCTATCAAGGCAGGGCAGTCATCGTCTCTGAAAGTCGGGCAGCAATGTTTGGCAATTGGAAACCCATTTGGTTTTGATCACACCCTCACGGTTGGGGTTATTAGTGGACTTAACCGAGACATCTTCAGCCAAACTGGTGTAACAATTGGTGGTGGTATTCAGACCGATGCGGCCATAAATCCCGGGAACAG CGGGGGTCCACTTCTGGATTCAAAAGGACGCTTAATTGGGATTAATACCGCAATATTTACTCAGACGG GAACATCAGCTGGTGTTGGATTTGCAATCCCATCTTCAACCGTTCTTCGAATTGTTCCACAACTGATTAAATTTGGAAAA GTTGTCAGAGCTGGTTTGAATGTTGATATAGCACCAGACTTGATTGCAAATCAACTTAATGTCCGGAATGGCGCTCTTATTCTTCAG GTTCCTAAAAATAGTGTCGCCGAAAAAGCTGGGCTAAACCCGACAACAAGGGGCTTTGCTGGTAATATAGTCCTTGGAGACATCATTGTTGCAGTTGACAATAAGCCG GTGAAGAACAAAGGAGAGTTACTGAAAGCATTGGATGAGTACAATGTAGGAGATAAAGTAAGCTTGCTCATTCAAAGGGACAGTCAAAAGTTCGAGTTGTCTCTGGAACTTGAGGAACAAAGATcttaa